In Oscillatoria sp. FACHB-1407, one DNA window encodes the following:
- a CDS encoding ATP-binding protein, with the protein MNADNKSVILAESSRLIGQIGNNLVLNLHIRIREIEALTRTIGAIVEGLPKSEDLFQRLLPTLINFQGDVGVAGGGVWPEPYAFSSTCERRSFFWGRNQNGDFEYFDNYNQSPPGYHHEVWYVVGRHAKPGQCVWSKSYMDRYSCQPMVTCTSPTFEKEQFTGVVTIDLNLESLQATVESWRNKTGGYVFILDQVNKFITFPQPALVKKVTEGTGNCQPEELMLIDEFVQEEPLFEPIATAVNEMNQAIIQKAKETPHFQSETAPEIEQSGHHINSSEAELIAAVMANPFADGDRTTYLYKTISVENDFLLKEFCTVFLFHVPRAYWKIAVVKPFSEAAIETYSVIQSEKRSSLGQLVAGVAHEINNPINYIYGNIDYANAYTKDLLELIELYQRHYPNANPDIQKYLEAKDYKFLIIDLPKILSSMRVGADRIRQIVLSLRNFAQLDETAIKAVDLHENIDNTLLLLEPRLKAKGEYPGVQVIREYDDLPLIECYPSPLNQVFMNILINALDAMEEEFKVHQSLSRGTNLELSKTLEGVSEAQSSCSKSPCLKIKTELVNSSHVAIHIVDNGPGIPELLQKHLFDPFFTTKPAGKGTGLGLAICHQIVTEKHEGNLRCFSEVGQGTEFLIEIPIRVR; encoded by the coding sequence ATGAATGCAGACAATAAAAGCGTCATATTAGCGGAATCTTCAAGATTAATTGGACAGATTGGCAACAATCTTGTTCTTAATCTGCACATCCGAATTCGAGAAATTGAAGCACTGACTAGAACCATTGGGGCGATTGTTGAAGGACTACCTAAGTCTGAGGATTTATTTCAACGACTGCTGCCAACACTCATTAACTTCCAGGGAGATGTAGGTGTAGCAGGAGGAGGGGTGTGGCCTGAACCCTATGCCTTCTCATCGACGTGTGAAAGGCGCAGTTTTTTTTGGGGTCGCAATCAAAACGGTGACTTTGAGTATTTTGATAACTATAATCAATCGCCCCCAGGCTATCACCACGAAGTCTGGTATGTTGTCGGTCGCCACGCCAAACCGGGGCAATGTGTCTGGAGTAAGTCCTACATGGATCGGTACTCCTGTCAGCCCATGGTGACTTGCACTAGCCCTACCTTTGAGAAGGAACAATTTACAGGCGTCGTCACCATCGATTTGAATTTGGAGAGTTTACAAGCCACCGTTGAAAGTTGGCGCAACAAAACAGGGGGTTATGTTTTCATCCTCGATCAAGTCAATAAGTTCATCACTTTTCCTCAACCTGCTCTCGTTAAAAAGGTGACTGAAGGTACAGGTAACTGCCAGCCTGAAGAGTTGATGTTAATTGATGAATTTGTTCAGGAAGAGCCTCTATTTGAGCCGATCGCCACTGCGGTAAATGAGATGAATCAGGCGATCATTCAAAAAGCTAAGGAAACGCCCCATTTCCAGTCAGAAACAGCCCCAGAAATTGAACAGTCTGGTCATCACATCAACTCCTCAGAAGCTGAGTTGATTGCAGCGGTCATGGCTAATCCATTTGCGGATGGCGATCGCACAACCTATCTTTATAAAACCATTAGTGTTGAAAACGACTTTTTACTGAAGGAATTCTGTACTGTATTTTTGTTTCATGTCCCTCGTGCCTATTGGAAGATTGCGGTAGTCAAGCCTTTTTCAGAAGCGGCGATCGAAACCTATAGTGTGATCCAATCTGAAAAGCGATCGAGTTTAGGGCAGTTAGTTGCTGGGGTTGCTCATGAGATTAATAACCCCATCAATTACATCTATGGCAATATTGACTACGCCAATGCATACACCAAAGATTTGTTGGAATTAATTGAGCTTTATCAACGACATTACCCCAACGCCAATCCCGACATTCAAAAATATTTAGAGGCAAAAGACTACAAATTCCTCATTATCGATCTTCCTAAAATCCTCAGTTCAATGCGAGTTGGAGCCGATCGCATTCGGCAGATTGTGTTATCACTCCGCAACTTTGCTCAGTTGGACGAAACAGCCATCAAAGCTGTCGATTTACACGAAAACATCGATAACACTCTCCTTTTATTAGAACCGCGACTCAAAGCAAAGGGTGAGTATCCTGGTGTTCAGGTGATTCGAGAATATGATGATTTACCTCTGATAGAGTGTTACCCTTCTCCACTGAATCAGGTATTTATGAACATTCTGATTAACGCTCTCGATGCGATGGAAGAAGAATTTAAAGTTCACCAATCGTTGAGTAGAGGTACTAATTTAGAACTGTCTAAGACATTAGAAGGAGTATCAGAGGCGCAAAGTTCATGTTCAAAATCACCCTGTTTAAAGATCAAAACTGAACTCGTTAATAGCTCTCACGTTGCTATTCATATTGTTGATAATGGACCCGGTATTCCAGAACTGTTGCAAAAGCATTTATTCGATCCATTCTTCACGACCAAACCTGCGGGTAAAGGCACTGGATTAGGGCTAGCCATCTGTCATCAAATTGTCACTGAGAAACACGAAGGCAACTTACGGTGTTTTTCAGAAGTTGGGCAGGGAACAGAATTTTTGATTGAGATTCCGATTCGAGTGCGTTGA
- a CDS encoding heme-dependent oxidative N-demethylase family protein, which yields MNKPVYLPFSSGKWQLKPGLKPLRLEDWIQIDEEYLPYLRRKAELRAERYNEVFAGLPGTEPAQQEVLDLLVDHLLQHFPDQFERSPTSITNHLTQETWRFADFATAPLDLAGRLVQEDLCLMMPNESGYILGAASLSFPSYWRLHDKLGRAIAPIHDPVPGYAQKLQHPVNTYFDRLQPEHPGYRINWSITGTSELFLGHHHVHRLQPGDITAENAGDKLWIRIEWQTLRRIPITRAILFGIHTYRYPIALLKQYPDAAAGLHSMLDQIPEDMQRYKSLVPIREALQKYLASII from the coding sequence ATGAATAAGCCCGTCTATTTGCCGTTTAGCAGCGGGAAGTGGCAGTTGAAACCAGGACTCAAACCGCTGCGGCTAGAGGACTGGATTCAAATTGATGAGGAATATTTGCCTTATTTGCGGCGCAAAGCAGAATTGCGAGCAGAACGCTACAACGAGGTGTTTGCTGGACTTCCGGGAACAGAGCCAGCCCAGCAAGAAGTATTGGATTTACTGGTTGACCACTTGCTTCAGCATTTTCCAGACCAGTTTGAGCGATCGCCCACTTCCATTACCAATCACTTGACCCAGGAAACCTGGCGATTTGCCGACTTTGCCACTGCACCGCTTGATCTGGCAGGGCGGTTGGTACAGGAGGATTTATGTCTGATGATGCCCAACGAGAGCGGCTACATTCTGGGAGCCGCATCACTGAGCTTTCCGTCTTACTGGCGGTTGCACGACAAACTGGGACGGGCGATCGCCCCCATTCATGATCCGGTTCCAGGTTACGCGCAGAAGCTCCAACATCCGGTGAATACTTACTTCGATCGCCTCCAACCTGAACATCCAGGCTATCGCATCAACTGGAGCATCACTGGCACTTCAGAACTTTTTTTAGGACACCATCACGTTCACCGTCTTCAGCCTGGAGATATCACTGCCGAGAATGCCGGAGATAAACTCTGGATTCGCATCGAATGGCAAACTCTACGACGAATTCCTATTACACGGGCGATTTTGTTTGGCATCCACACCTATCGCTATCCCATCGCTCTCCTTAAGCAATATCCGGATGCTGCGGCTGGATTACACTCCATGCTCGACCAAATTCCCGAAGACATGCAACGTTACAAAAGCCTAGTGCCCATTCGGGAAGCCTTACAAAAATATCTAGCCTCAATCATTTGA
- a CDS encoding two-partner secretion domain-containing protein, producing the protein MSSVAGLSIFGAPSAIAQVIPDRTLPTNSRVNQNGNTIQIDDGTTAGSNLFHSFDQFSLSVDTTAYFNNAVDIQNIFSRVTGGSVSRINGTIRANGTANLFLLNPNGILFGPNAALNIGGSFFASTGDRILFADGTTFSASEPQASPLLTISAPIGLGFGANPGSIVNRSRVSAPGFQGAPTQIGLQVAPGQTLSLIGGDIWLDGGDLTSFGGQIELSSVGANSQVSLIPEGSSYQLGYQQARSFQDIRLTDLAEVNASGIGGGEIRVQGRNVTLTGGASINSSTLGDQRGQPITINASESLEVIGRTNIAERYEPDLAFLDILVPFRSVINSSTLGSGDAGSITINTRRLIARDGGRINTGSNFTGSGDGGDLTINASDYIEVSGWVPVGGDGDNLFLNNRLGFELNGVSSLATLTATPAGNAGNLIINTNRLLVDRGGVITSNTFTGGRGGRMTIDANDVEVRGTNPTGVVQSVITSSSTTTGQAGDLTVNADRILLRQGGVISSNVFRSGIGGTLTVNATEFIEIRGEGVRNTGLRADTNFAGAAGNLNIFTARLTVADGGRITVSGARRGTAGNLRIEADDVQLENRSSLRASTGIGTGGNVELLVLNALTLRQRSLISARAQADANGGNVTIRAGFVAAVPNENSDIIASAVDGEGGFIGINTQGIFGLVESNQDTFRSELNASSRTGVDGEIEITTLDVDPNRGLVELPTGVVDASRLIAQDCSTRGTSVAQSRGEFLITGRGGLPPSPTDPLLSDTILVDWESPIAEEMAGAIDNTSAQPAVTQTANPVIEAQGWTVGSDGKVMLIAEASHATPHAPDRVEATCPGG; encoded by the coding sequence CAGGTTATTCCCGATCGCACCTTACCCACGAATTCCAGGGTTAATCAAAACGGAAACACAATTCAGATTGACGATGGCACGACCGCAGGCAGCAATCTCTTCCACAGCTTTGATCAGTTTTCGTTGTCGGTAGATACGACAGCCTACTTCAACAATGCGGTAGATATTCAAAATATTTTTAGCCGGGTCACAGGTGGGTCAGTTTCCAGAATTAATGGAACGATTCGAGCCAATGGCACGGCTAATTTGTTTTTGTTAAACCCCAATGGCATTCTGTTTGGCCCTAATGCCGCTCTCAACATTGGGGGGTCTTTTTTTGCCAGTACGGGCGATCGCATTCTCTTCGCAGATGGCACCACATTTAGCGCATCTGAACCACAAGCATCACCCCTACTAACAATTAGTGCCCCTATTGGTCTGGGGTTTGGGGCGAATCCGGGCAGCATTGTTAATCGATCGAGAGTGTCCGCACCAGGATTTCAAGGTGCTCCGACTCAAATCGGGCTACAGGTTGCTCCTGGGCAAACCCTGTCCTTGATTGGAGGTGATATTTGGTTGGATGGGGGCGACTTGACTTCCTTTGGGGGGCAAATTGAGCTAAGTAGCGTTGGAGCCAATAGCCAGGTGAGTTTGATTCCAGAAGGCTCTAGCTATCAATTAGGTTATCAACAAGCAAGGTCGTTTCAAGACATCCGTCTAACCGATTTGGCAGAGGTTAACGCCAGTGGCATAGGCGGCGGCGAGATTCGGGTTCAAGGGCGCAACGTCACTCTCACAGGAGGCGCAAGCATTAACTCCAGCACTCTGGGTGATCAGCGGGGACAACCTATAACCATCAACGCCAGTGAGTCGCTAGAAGTTATCGGGAGAACCAATATTGCAGAAAGATATGAGCCTGATTTAGCATTTCTAGACATTTTAGTGCCGTTTCGTAGTGTGATTAACTCCAGCACTCTGGGATCGGGAGATGCTGGATCAATAACGATTAATACTCGACGCTTGATCGCACGAGATGGTGGAAGGATTAATACTGGCAGTAACTTTACAGGGTCGGGAGATGGTGGTGACTTAACAATTAATGCCTCAGATTACATTGAAGTGAGCGGATGGGTTCCGGTGGGTGGAGATGGAGATAATCTATTCCTCAATAATCGGCTAGGGTTTGAACTCAATGGGGTCAGTTCCTTAGCTACCCTGACTGCAACACCCGCAGGTAATGCAGGAAACTTAATCATCAACACCAATCGATTGTTGGTTGATCGGGGTGGAGTGATTACCTCTAATACCTTCACAGGAGGTAGAGGGGGGCGTATGACTATTGATGCAAATGATGTGGAAGTCAGAGGTACTAACCCAACAGGTGTAGTGCAAAGTGTGATTACCTCTAGCTCTACTACAACGGGACAGGCAGGAGATTTAACAGTCAATGCCGATCGCATTTTGCTGCGGCAGGGCGGTGTAATTTCCTCAAATGTTTTTAGAAGCGGAATCGGAGGTACGTTGACTGTGAATGCAACCGAATTTATTGAGATTCGGGGTGAAGGAGTTCGTAATACAGGTCTACGAGCGGATACAAATTTTGCTGGGGCAGCGGGCAACCTGAATATCTTTACTGCAAGGTTAACCGTTGCCGATGGCGGTAGGATTACGGTCAGTGGTGCTAGACGTGGAACAGCAGGAAATTTGCGAATTGAAGCAGATGATGTGCAGTTAGAGAATAGAAGCAGCCTTAGAGCATCCACTGGCATTGGCACGGGAGGAAATGTTGAGTTGCTTGTGCTTAACGCTCTAACTCTGCGTCAAAGGAGTCTCATTTCTGCTCGTGCTCAAGCAGACGCTAATGGTGGCAACGTTACCATTAGAGCCGGGTTTGTTGCTGCTGTTCCCAATGAAAACAGTGACATTATTGCCAGTGCTGTTGATGGTGAGGGCGGGTTCATTGGTATCAACACTCAGGGAATTTTTGGATTAGTCGAGAGTAATCAGGACACGTTTCGCAGTGAGCTTAATGCCAGTTCTCGGACTGGGGTTGACGGGGAAATTGAAATTACAACTCTTGATGTTGACCCCAATCGAGGACTCGTTGAGTTGCCAACTGGAGTGGTCGATGCTTCTCGACTGATTGCTCAAGACTGCTCCACCAGAGGCACAAGCGTTGCCCAGTCCAGAGGTGAATTTTTGATCACTGGACGCGGAGGTTTGCCACCCAGTCCAACCGATCCACTGCTGAGCGACACAATTTTGGTGGATTGGGAAAGCCCGATCGCTGAAGAGATGGCGGGCGCAATTGACAACACCTCGGCTCAACCAGCGGTGACACAAACGGCTAATCCAGTTATAGAAGCGCAAGGTTGGACGGTTGGCTCGGATGGCAAGGTTATGTTAATCGCTGAGGCAAGCCACGCGACTCCTCATGCTCCTGATAGAGTTGAGGCAACCTGTCCAGGAGGGTAA
- a CDS encoding extracellular solute-binding protein → MGWRNDLVRQHTLQRISHVFKTIVFVLVMGACLITLTACQASDRPSSDSSTVTHLTLWHGINPPPNRDVFQKLVDQFNQTHPQIQVESLYVGQSDQQMPKILAAVVGNAPPNMLWYPPMITGELVELQAIRPIEDWLTSNPIQDEIDPVLFESMQFEDHLWSVPFGVNNVGIFYRPSLFQAAGITQLPATWEELRQTAKILTRRSRGQDQYGMVLPLGKGEWTVFTWLPFMWSGGGELTSPEKLGAQVENEGAIAALHLWQDLLTDGSAILSQPERGFELDGFLKGRVAMQLTGPWTLGQLAGTNVDFGVMPIPAEVRPATAMGGENLFIFRTTPQAEEASLVFAEYVLSEAFQTQWAIGTGYLPVNLRSRQSEEYQAFVAQQPAVQVFLDQAEHGRSRPIAPGYNRISESVGRAIEATLLGQSTPESALQTAQQRLDLIFGKG, encoded by the coding sequence ATGGGTTGGCGCAACGATTTAGTGAGACAGCACACGCTTCAACGTATCAGTCATGTTTTTAAGACCATCGTGTTTGTCTTGGTGATGGGTGCGTGCCTGATCACTCTAACCGCCTGTCAAGCGAGCGATCGCCCTTCCTCTGATTCCTCAACGGTGACTCACCTGACGCTATGGCATGGTATCAATCCGCCGCCCAACCGGGATGTATTTCAAAAGTTGGTGGATCAGTTCAACCAGACCCATCCCCAGATTCAAGTAGAGTCACTGTACGTCGGGCAATCGGATCAGCAAATGCCTAAAATTTTGGCAGCGGTCGTCGGGAATGCGCCTCCCAATATGCTGTGGTATCCACCCATGATCACGGGTGAGTTAGTAGAGTTGCAGGCGATTCGACCGATTGAGGACTGGTTAACCAGCAACCCAATTCAGGATGAAATAGATCCAGTGTTATTTGAATCCATGCAGTTTGAAGACCATCTCTGGTCAGTGCCGTTTGGAGTCAACAACGTTGGCATTTTTTATCGCCCCAGTTTGTTTCAAGCCGCAGGAATTACCCAATTGCCTGCCACCTGGGAGGAGTTAAGGCAAACCGCGAAAATTCTGACCCGACGCAGCAGGGGGCAAGATCAATACGGGATGGTGTTGCCGTTGGGCAAGGGTGAATGGACGGTGTTTACCTGGCTACCCTTTATGTGGAGTGGCGGTGGTGAGTTGACCAGTCCTGAAAAGCTCGGTGCCCAGGTTGAGAATGAGGGGGCGATCGCGGCTCTGCACCTGTGGCAAGACCTGTTAACCGATGGCTCTGCCATTTTGTCTCAACCCGAACGAGGCTTTGAGTTAGATGGTTTCCTTAAAGGGCGAGTAGCCATGCAACTCACCGGACCCTGGACATTGGGACAACTGGCAGGAACGAATGTCGATTTTGGGGTGATGCCGATTCCTGCTGAGGTCAGACCAGCAACGGCAATGGGCGGCGAGAATTTATTCATTTTCAGAACGACTCCTCAAGCAGAAGAGGCATCTCTCGTTTTTGCGGAGTATGTGTTGAGTGAAGCTTTTCAGACGCAGTGGGCGATCGGCACCGGATACTTACCTGTCAATTTGCGATCGCGCCAGAGTGAGGAATATCAAGCCTTTGTCGCTCAGCAACCCGCTGTTCAGGTGTTTCTCGATCAGGCAGAACATGGGCGATCGCGTCCCATTGCCCCTGGTTATAACCGCATCTCAGAAAGTGTAGGACGGGCGATCGAGGCAACACTGCTCGGTCAAAGTACCCCCGAATCAGCCCTGCAAACTGCACAACAACGATTGGATCTAATCTTCGGGAAAGGGTAA
- a CDS encoding metallophosphoesterase family protein, which translates to MGFISEPRIDVKIRKMAERVRWRDPAIADRGIDQTRLVFDDGKPDTPEFSFMVIGDSGSGPHRGHNPQRQIAEQMFQHRDECRFVLHTGDVIYLVGSSEYYPKNFIEPYREFLVGGETGKAIAYDQMVFAFPILPVPGNHDYYDLSPFYGLAAQLMLPVRRLLQSHVDLDVGWHGSYQGRAYARAFLDCLKDRLPGTLDQHLNEHYTAKTKSGACLRYQPGHFTRLPNRYYSFRMGGIDFFALDSNTFNAPSPLPDSQEGDAYRRILEKRLEQIERDKMEVSEASAKLTPDSPDTVEQMDDLQAKLQQLDEVERDILKQLASNEMTVVDSEQLNWLEKELIESWHDPDARGRIIYFHHPPYVTEATKWHQAQTLMVRRRLRRVLNDVAKAIGSLSEGRSIVDLVLNGHAHCLEHLQTVDTGHADAYTNWIICGGSGYSLRRQRQEGPELTELMEAGDDAKETFIERSVAKSKLYVGRKGSGSQKHRPYSFLRIDVKAGNPPRFVVRPFISDWFEHRWVNQVLDPFEVCALQSSLR; encoded by the coding sequence ATGGGATTTATCTCTGAACCACGTATTGATGTCAAGATTCGCAAGATGGCAGAACGGGTGCGCTGGCGCGATCCTGCGATCGCCGATCGTGGAATTGACCAGACTCGTCTGGTGTTTGACGATGGTAAACCCGATACCCCAGAGTTTTCGTTTATGGTGATTGGGGATAGCGGATCTGGACCTCACCGTGGGCACAATCCCCAACGCCAAATTGCGGAGCAGATGTTTCAGCATCGCGACGAATGCCGCTTTGTATTGCACACCGGAGATGTGATTTATCTGGTTGGCTCAAGCGAGTATTATCCTAAAAATTTCATTGAACCCTATCGCGAATTTTTGGTTGGGGGTGAAACAGGAAAGGCGATCGCCTATGACCAGATGGTGTTTGCTTTTCCCATCCTGCCTGTCCCTGGAAATCACGACTACTATGATCTGTCACCGTTTTATGGGTTGGCTGCCCAACTCATGCTGCCCGTCCGTCGTTTACTCCAGTCTCATGTTGATCTAGATGTCGGTTGGCACGGCTCCTATCAAGGCAGAGCTTATGCTCGTGCCTTTCTAGACTGCCTCAAAGATCGGTTACCCGGTACGTTAGATCAACACCTCAACGAGCACTACACAGCTAAGACAAAATCGGGGGCTTGTCTGCGCTATCAACCCGGTCACTTTACTCGTCTTCCCAATCGCTATTACAGTTTTCGGATGGGAGGCATTGATTTTTTTGCCCTCGACTCCAACACTTTCAATGCTCCGTCTCCGTTGCCCGACAGTCAGGAAGGCGATGCCTATCGCCGCATTTTGGAGAAGCGACTGGAACAGATCGAACGAGACAAGATGGAGGTGAGTGAAGCTTCAGCAAAGCTGACGCCTGATTCGCCGGATACTGTAGAACAAATGGACGATTTGCAAGCCAAGCTCCAGCAATTGGATGAAGTTGAGAGGGATATTCTCAAACAGTTGGCATCCAACGAGATGACAGTGGTTGACAGTGAGCAGCTAAATTGGCTTGAAAAGGAGCTAATTGAGTCATGGCATGATCCAGATGCGCGTGGACGGATCATTTACTTTCACCATCCACCCTACGTGACTGAGGCAACGAAGTGGCACCAGGCCCAAACCCTGATGGTGCGGCGACGGTTGCGGCGTGTGTTGAATGACGTGGCAAAGGCGATCGGGTCTTTGTCAGAGGGGCGATCGATCGTGGATCTGGTGCTCAACGGGCACGCTCATTGTTTAGAGCATCTTCAGACTGTCGATACTGGACACGCAGATGCTTACACCAACTGGATTATCTGTGGCGGCAGTGGTTATAGCTTGCGACGACAACGCCAAGAAGGACCTGAGTTGACTGAGTTGATGGAAGCTGGGGACGACGCAAAAGAAACGTTTATTGAGCGATCGGTCGCTAAATCCAAGCTCTACGTGGGGCGAAAAGGCAGCGGTTCTCAAAAACATCGCCCTTACTCGTTTTTGCGGATTGATGTCAAAGCGGGCAACCCTCCCCGGTTTGTGGTGCGTCCATTTATCTCAGATTGGTTTGAGCATCGATGGGTCAACCAGGTACTCGACCCTTTTGAGGTGTGTGCTTTGCAGAGCAGTTTGAGATAA
- the xylB gene encoding xylulokinase — MLLGIDLGTGSAKAIALDIQGQVVAESSHAYSVHAPQPGWAESNPEDWWNGVAIAVRAVVQAWGEPIQAIGLSGQMHGVVLTDEVGEPLHSAILWADTRSSEVLSQYRELSLELQQTLANPIAAGMAGGTLLWLRQHEPELYTTARWALQPKDWLRLRLTGGVATEPSDASGTLLYDVMADDWAGAVMKALNLRSDWLPELRPSGAIAETLTSDAANHLGLSVGIPVTVGAADTAAAALGSGLTSPGVVQLTVGSGAQLITLQDQPQPDPQHRTHLFRSALPDQWYTLAAIQNAGLALEWVRHLLGFTWAEVYEQAFAVPPGCEGLTFLPYLTGDRTPHLDSSRRGSWVGLGLHHTRAHLMRAALEGVAFSIRQGLEVMPLHPAEIRLAGGGTLEPSWRQLLADVLQVPLRPVDSPAASARGAALLAGLGVGIYSSVNELPTVSLSSSLITPNSWDANLDAAWQRFAAASND, encoded by the coding sequence ATGTTACTGGGAATTGATTTAGGCACAGGCTCCGCTAAGGCGATCGCCCTGGATATCCAGGGGCAGGTGGTGGCTGAGTCCAGTCATGCCTATTCGGTTCATGCGCCGCAACCCGGTTGGGCAGAGTCGAATCCAGAGGATTGGTGGAATGGAGTGGCGATCGCTGTTCGGGCTGTTGTCCAGGCGTGGGGTGAACCGATTCAGGCGATCGGCTTGTCGGGACAAATGCATGGGGTTGTGCTCACGGATGAGGTGGGAGAACCCTTGCATTCTGCAATCCTGTGGGCAGATACCCGTTCCAGTGAGGTTTTGAGTCAGTATCGTGAGCTTTCCCTTGAATTGCAACAGACACTAGCCAATCCGATCGCGGCGGGAATGGCAGGGGGGACGTTGCTCTGGTTGCGGCAACATGAACCCGAACTCTACACAACGGCACGATGGGCACTGCAACCCAAAGACTGGCTGCGGTTGCGGCTGACGGGGGGAGTCGCTACAGAACCCTCTGATGCCTCTGGGACGCTGTTGTATGACGTGATGGCGGATGATTGGGCGGGGGCGGTGATGAAAGCTCTTAATCTGCGATCAGACTGGTTGCCAGAGTTGAGACCGTCGGGGGCGATCGCCGAAACCCTCACTTCAGACGCCGCTAACCATTTAGGCTTATCGGTCGGCATTCCCGTCACCGTCGGAGCCGCTGACACGGCGGCGGCGGCTCTTGGCAGTGGATTGACGAGCCCAGGCGTTGTGCAACTCACGGTTGGGTCGGGTGCTCAGTTGATCACGCTACAAGACCAACCCCAACCCGATCCGCAACATCGCACCCACCTGTTTCGCTCCGCATTACCTGACCAATGGTATACGCTGGCAGCGATTCAAAATGCAGGTCTGGCACTGGAATGGGTTCGCCACCTCTTGGGATTCACCTGGGCAGAGGTCTACGAGCAGGCATTTGCCGTTCCACCTGGATGTGAAGGGTTGACGTTTTTGCCCTACCTTACGGGCGATCGCACTCCCCATCTGGATTCGTCTCGGCGCGGCTCCTGGGTTGGTTTGGGGCTACACCACACGCGAGCACACCTGATGCGGGCTGCGCTGGAAGGAGTCGCTTTCTCCATTCGCCAGGGGTTGGAGGTGATGCCCCTGCATCCAGCTGAAATTCGTCTAGCCGGGGGTGGCACATTGGAACCTTCCTGGCGACAACTGCTCGCAGATGTACTGCAAGTGCCCCTGCGTCCGGTGGATAGCCCTGCTGCCTCTGCTCGTGGTGCTGCTCTGCTGGCAGGACTGGGCGTTGGGATCTATTCCAGTGTCAATGAGCTTCCAACCGTATCGCTCTCATCCTCGCTGATCACCCCTAACTCCTGGGATGCAAATCTCGATGCTGCCTGGCAACGTTTTGCAGCGGCATCAAATGATTGA
- a CDS encoding pentapeptide repeat-containing protein, with amino-acid sequence MANQEYLALLDRGIDAWNAWRQMQPVKPDLSGINLNEADLKLIDFTRTNLSGVSLNRASLRGAYLRDADLSNALLLEIDLQDADMKSALLLNADLTKANLLRAQLLNANLTGAILRDANLENANLSWADLTNADLRGANLTGADFSRATLHAANFNLVDLCATNLIEANFSQANLVGVDFSGANLSRANLSGADLREAYLFDVKLTGADLTGCNLKGACLHAIDLREVNLEGANLSGTDLEGAILPVNTQAAGNQDDITLGY; translated from the coding sequence ATGGCGAATCAGGAGTACCTCGCCCTGTTAGATCGAGGAATAGATGCTTGGAATGCGTGGCGGCAGATGCAACCTGTTAAGCCAGACCTGAGCGGTATCAACCTCAATGAGGCAGACTTAAAATTAATTGATTTCACACGTACCAATCTCAGTGGTGTCAGTTTAAACCGAGCATCACTTAGAGGAGCCTATTTGCGGGATGCCGATCTCAGCAATGCGTTGTTGCTGGAAATTGATTTGCAAGACGCTGACATGAAAAGTGCGTTGTTGCTTAACGCTGATCTGACCAAAGCCAATCTCCTCCGTGCTCAGCTCTTGAACGCTAATTTAACGGGAGCCATCTTAAGGGATGCCAATTTGGAAAATGCAAACCTGAGTTGGGCTGATCTAACCAATGCTGATTTACGAGGAGCCAATCTCACAGGAGCAGACTTCAGCCGAGCCACATTACATGCCGCTAACTTCAACCTGGTAGATCTCTGCGCCACTAACTTGATTGAGGCTAACTTTAGCCAAGCTAACCTGGTTGGAGTTGACTTTAGTGGAGCCAATTTGAGCCGTGCCAATTTAAGTGGGGCTGATCTGCGGGAGGCATATTTATTTGACGTCAAACTGACTGGAGCTGATTTGACCGGATGTAATCTCAAGGGAGCCTGTCTACACGCGATCGACCTGAGAGAGGTCAATCTGGAAGGAGCAAACCTCAGCGGCACCGATTTAGAAGGCGCGATTTTACCCGTCAATACTCAAGCAGCAGGTAATCAAGACGACATCACCTTGGGATATTAA